The following proteins are co-located in the Pseudoroseomonas cervicalis genome:
- a CDS encoding rod-binding protein, whose protein sequence is MAETAPIGAAPAAPAWAPGAGGASRPPTPRRLAQQLEASFAAELLRAARPPQKEGLGGRGTGGQAFDSFMDEALGEALVRQGGLGLTGALEQAIARRVQGEAAGRTLPAGGRP, encoded by the coding sequence ATGGCTGAGACGGCGCCGATCGGTGCGGCGCCGGCCGCGCCCGCCTGGGCCCCGGGCGCCGGCGGCGCCAGCCGCCCGCCCACGCCGCGCCGCCTGGCGCAGCAGCTGGAGGCCAGTTTCGCCGCCGAGCTGCTGCGCGCCGCCCGCCCGCCGCAGAAGGAGGGCCTGGGCGGCCGCGGCACCGGCGGCCAGGCCTTCGACAGCTTCATGGACGAGGCGCTGGGCGAGGCGCTGGTGCGCCAGGGCGGGCTCGGCCTGACCGGCGCGCTGGAGCAGGCCATCGCCCGCCGCGTCCAGGGCGAGGCGGCCGGGCGCACGCTCCCGGCGGGAGGCCGGCCATGA
- a CDS encoding tetratricopeptide repeat protein, producing MSGARHRAAPAEASPAARLQEALRRHRQGELAAAAPLYRALLAQKPVQADAHNLLGLLLCQQGEAGAALKLLRRAVALRPGEAEYHRNLGLALRAAGQPEAALAACRRAVALAPGRAESQFNLGNALAALERHAEAAEAYAAALRLRPDYAEARLQLGRAWLLLGRAGEAVAALRQAAAARPGCAVAAYNLGLALLAAGEPAAAVTALQAALRDGAPEAPARLHLGLALQAERRFAEAEAALRRALALDPATPEGWFSLGLCLQQGSPPEAVLEEAAAAFARAVALRPGQADAWFNLALLRRRLGQGEAALDALRQAVALRPQDVGAVTELANLLTEEGWHEAALEMARRAAALAPGDAASWTNLGRTLLTLGHYAEGWDAYARRLREPDHVDRSHGLPEWQGEALPEGERVLVWREQGVGDEVMFASILPQLLAEGRKLLLLCHPRLWGAFGRAFPELTLLAEGPPPPGVTRQISVAGLARLFRRREADFAAQRPYLSAEPGLRALLRRRYETAGGARLLGLSWRSTHPVSGAARSVPLAALAALARRGWRLVSLQYGEADALRAEAEAAGLELLVDDKVDARESLELGLAQIAAMDHVVSIDNSAAHFAGALGLPCELLLPPVAEWRWQAARSDSPWYPSLRLWRRAAGEDWAAPVARLAAALPGAGREIS from the coding sequence ATGAGCGGCGCCCGGCACCGCGCGGCGCCGGCGGAGGCCTCGCCGGCGGCGCGGCTGCAGGAGGCGCTGCGCCGGCACCGCCAGGGCGAGCTGGCGGCCGCCGCGCCGCTCTACCGCGCCCTGCTGGCGCAGAAGCCGGTGCAGGCCGATGCGCACAACCTGCTCGGCCTGCTGCTCTGCCAGCAGGGCGAGGCCGGCGCCGCCCTGAAGCTGCTGCGCCGCGCCGTGGCGCTGCGGCCGGGGGAGGCGGAGTATCACCGCAATCTCGGCCTGGCGCTGCGCGCCGCCGGCCAGCCGGAGGCGGCGCTCGCCGCCTGCCGCCGCGCCGTGGCGCTGGCGCCCGGGCGGGCGGAGAGCCAGTTCAACCTGGGCAATGCGCTGGCCGCGCTGGAGCGCCATGCGGAGGCGGCCGAGGCCTATGCCGCCGCGCTGCGCCTGCGCCCCGACTATGCCGAGGCGCGGCTGCAGCTCGGCCGCGCCTGGCTGCTGCTGGGCCGGGCCGGGGAGGCCGTGGCGGCGCTGCGCCAGGCCGCCGCCGCGCGGCCGGGCTGCGCCGTCGCCGCCTACAATCTGGGCCTCGCTTTGCTGGCGGCGGGCGAACCGGCCGCGGCCGTCACGGCGCTGCAGGCGGCGCTGCGCGACGGCGCGCCGGAGGCGCCGGCGCGGCTGCATCTCGGCCTGGCGCTGCAGGCGGAGCGGCGCTTCGCCGAGGCCGAGGCGGCGCTGCGCCGCGCCCTGGCGCTGGATCCCGCCACGCCGGAGGGCTGGTTCAGCCTCGGCCTCTGCCTGCAGCAGGGCAGCCCGCCCGAGGCGGTGCTGGAGGAGGCCGCTGCCGCCTTCGCCCGCGCCGTGGCGCTGCGCCCGGGCCAGGCCGATGCCTGGTTCAACCTGGCCCTGCTGCGCCGCCGCCTGGGCCAGGGCGAGGCGGCGCTGGACGCGCTGCGCCAGGCGGTCGCGCTGCGGCCGCAGGATGTCGGCGCGGTGACCGAGCTGGCCAATCTGCTGACCGAGGAAGGCTGGCACGAGGCGGCGCTGGAGATGGCGCGCCGCGCCGCCGCGCTGGCGCCCGGGGATGCGGCGAGCTGGACCAATCTCGGCCGCACCCTGCTGACGCTCGGCCATTACGCCGAGGGCTGGGACGCCTATGCCCGCCGACTGCGCGAGCCCGACCATGTCGACCGTTCGCACGGCCTGCCGGAATGGCAGGGCGAGGCGCTGCCCGAGGGCGAGCGCGTGCTGGTCTGGCGCGAGCAGGGGGTGGGCGACGAGGTGATGTTCGCCTCCATCCTGCCGCAGCTCCTGGCCGAAGGGCGGAAGCTGCTGCTGCTCTGCCACCCGCGGCTCTGGGGCGCCTTCGGCCGCGCCTTTCCGGAGCTGACGCTGCTGGCCGAGGGCCCGCCGCCGCCCGGCGTCACCCGGCAGATCTCGGTGGCCGGGCTGGCGCGGCTGTTCCGCCGCCGGGAGGCGGATTTCGCGGCGCAGCGCCCCTATCTCTCGGCCGAGCCCGGGCTGCGCGCCCTGCTGCGCCGCCGCTACGAAACCGCGGGCGGGGCGCGGCTGCTCGGCCTGTCCTGGCGCAGCACCCATCCGGTGAGCGGCGCGGCGCGCTCGGTGCCGCTGGCCGCCCTGGCCGCGCTGGCGCGGCGGGGCTGGCGGCTGGTCAGCCTGCAATATGGCGAGGCCGATGCGCTGCGGGCCGAGGCGGAGGCCGCCGGTCTCGAGCTGCTGGTGGACGACAAGGTGGATGCGCGGGAGAGCCTGGAGCTCGGCCTGGCGCAGATCGCCGCCATGGACCATGTCGTCAGCATCGACAATTCGGCGGCGCATTTCGCCGGCGCGCTGGGCCTGCCCTGCGAGCTGCTGCTGCCGCCGGTGGCCGAATGGCGCTGGCAGGCCGCGCGCAGCGACAGCCCCTGGTATCCGAGCCTGCGCCTGTGGCGCCGCGCCGCCGGCGAGGATTGGGCGGCGCCGGTCGCGCGGCTGGCCGCGGCGCTGCCTGGCGCCGGACGCGAAATCTCGTGA
- a CDS encoding flagellin, translated as MVSSILTNNGAMTALQSLKATQKNLLQTQNRISTGLKVSTAKDNAATWAVATSMRSDIANYKQVSENLSVSSSILSTAEAAATTIADLVKQVRTKVTSAQNPAVDKQQVQADIDALLAQINTTAQAASFKGVNLVNSSGSQRVLTSVNAVDGVSTAAYTALNKQNLTVAEGSMLESLKDLTVLSRADQTFVNTNDGTKKLQLTVGATGTNLNNGNEVDFKYVDSTGTQRTLKVKLTKDINDIQTLVDYLNADSGFSALFRADRLNTSGSTLDTDTLTISAKNRDVVEYFGNINSTTKVVNYSAIVTVAAGTGSAGSFDAATTASTSLSADMRRLDVSFVDRPLQLGDTFEIKVGSSLDQDDATTQFRYVLKVVDGAYNTGDLLVGDSAYSNVDNVYVIAVAASQVTNANVTGKDIATELQTALTTGSTNVAATAEGMGGATADFVSADDYLAAPEATAGTDFGVYVDSTTGKMSIISDSITGDELYYFNSSLTDYQTLLGKIDSATSTVNNAAAAFGTVGTRIDIQKDFLDKLVDTLTTGLGALVDADMSEEAARLQALQVQEQLGTQALSIANQAPQSILSLFR; from the coding sequence ATGGTCAGCTCGATCCTCACCAACAACGGCGCGATGACGGCGCTGCAGTCGCTGAAGGCGACCCAGAAGAACCTGCTGCAGACGCAGAACCGCATTTCCACCGGCCTCAAGGTCTCCACCGCCAAGGACAACGCCGCCACCTGGGCGGTCGCCACCTCGATGCGGTCGGACATCGCCAACTACAAGCAGGTCAGCGAGAATCTCTCGGTCTCCTCCTCCATCCTGTCGACGGCCGAGGCGGCGGCGACCACCATCGCCGACCTGGTGAAGCAGGTGCGCACCAAGGTCACCTCGGCGCAGAACCCGGCGGTGGACAAGCAGCAGGTGCAGGCGGATATCGACGCCCTGCTGGCGCAGATCAACACCACGGCGCAGGCCGCCTCCTTCAAGGGCGTGAACCTGGTCAATTCCAGCGGCTCACAGCGCGTGCTGACCTCGGTGAACGCCGTCGACGGCGTCTCCACCGCGGCCTATACCGCGCTGAACAAGCAGAACCTGACGGTGGCCGAAGGCTCCATGCTGGAGAGCCTGAAGGATCTGACGGTGCTCTCCCGCGCCGACCAGACCTTCGTCAACACCAATGACGGCACCAAGAAGCTGCAGCTGACGGTCGGTGCGACGGGCACCAACCTGAACAATGGCAATGAGGTCGACTTCAAATATGTCGACTCGACCGGCACGCAGCGCACGCTGAAGGTGAAGCTGACCAAGGATATCAACGATATCCAGACCCTGGTCGACTATCTGAACGCCGATTCCGGCTTCAGCGCCCTGTTCCGCGCCGACCGCCTGAACACCTCGGGCTCGACGCTGGACACCGACACGCTGACCATCAGCGCCAAGAACCGCGATGTGGTCGAGTATTTCGGCAACATCAACAGCACCACCAAGGTGGTGAACTACTCGGCGATCGTCACGGTGGCCGCCGGCACCGGCTCGGCCGGCAGCTTCGACGCGGCGACCACCGCCTCGACCTCGCTGAGCGCCGATATGCGCCGCCTCGATGTCAGCTTCGTCGACCGCCCGCTGCAGCTCGGCGACACTTTCGAGATCAAGGTCGGCTCCAGCCTCGACCAGGACGACGCCACCACGCAGTTCCGCTATGTGCTGAAGGTGGTCGACGGCGCCTACAACACCGGCGACCTGCTGGTGGGCGACAGCGCCTACAGCAATGTCGACAATGTCTATGTCATCGCGGTCGCCGCCAGCCAGGTGACCAACGCCAATGTCACCGGCAAGGACATCGCGACCGAGCTGCAGACGGCGCTGACCACCGGCTCGACCAATGTCGCGGCGACCGCCGAGGGCATGGGCGGCGCCACGGCCGACTTCGTCTCCGCCGATGACTATCTGGCGGCGCCGGAAGCCACGGCGGGCACCGATTTCGGTGTCTATGTCGACAGCACCACCGGCAAGATGTCGATCATCAGCGACAGCATCACCGGCGACGAGCTCTACTACTTCAACTCCTCGCTGACCGACTACCAGACGCTGCTCGGCAAGATCGACAGCGCGACCAGCACGGTGAACAACGCCGCCGCCGCCTTCGGCACGGTGGGCACGCGCATCGACATCCAGAAGGACTTCCTGGACAAGCTGGTCGACACGCTGACCACCGGCCTCGGCGCGCTGGTCGATGCCGACATGTCGGAAGAGGCGGCGCGGCTGCAGGCGCTGCAGGTGCAGGAGCAGCTCGGCACCCAGGCGCTCTCCATCGCCAACCAGGCGCCGCAGAGCATCCTGTCGCTGTTCCGCTGA
- a CDS encoding flagellar biosynthesis regulator FlaF: MLTAAPDGALQAPLHRPRGAATAYGSVIRGTEDPRDIEYRVLARATSLLEAAQRPGAGPAALPEAIHENRMVWTAFAADLATEDNGWDMVTKGRLLSLARWVFAESQRVLRDGRSPQALCDVNRAVMAGLRPATAQAAEPG, translated from the coding sequence ATGCTGACCGCTGCCCCCGACGGCGCATTGCAAGCGCCTTTGCACCGCCCGCGCGGCGCCGCGACGGCCTACGGGTCGGTCATACGCGGCACCGAGGATCCGCGCGACATCGAGTATCGTGTGCTGGCGCGCGCCACCTCGCTGCTGGAAGCGGCGCAGCGTCCCGGCGCCGGCCCCGCCGCCCTGCCCGAGGCGATCCATGAGAACCGCATGGTCTGGACCGCCTTCGCCGCCGACCTCGCGACCGAGGACAATGGCTGGGACATGGTGACCAAGGGGCGGCTGCTCTCCCTCGCCCGCTGGGTCTTCGCCGAAAGCCAGCGCGTGCTGCGCGATGGCCGCAGCCCGCAGGCCCTGTGCGATGTCAACCGCGCCGTGATGGCCGGGCTGCGGCCCGCCACGGCCCAGGCCGCGGAGCCCGGCTGA
- a CDS encoding flagellar biosynthesis repressor FlbT: MSLILKLAPGERLFINGAVVTNGDRRAYLMVETKAQIVREKDVLLPEDVSTPVRRAYFAAQNVLLNAQSSLGSIDAFLEQIASLRSVFLKPEHVTLLDEAEQQMRQGNTYRALAALRDLVLYESALLELDPPPRFRRDAALRPMPPVPPGEARLRHTPDDVKAP, from the coding sequence ATGTCGCTGATCCTGAAGCTCGCCCCCGGCGAGAGGCTGTTCATCAATGGCGCCGTCGTCACCAATGGCGACCGCCGCGCCTATCTGATGGTCGAGACCAAGGCGCAGATCGTGCGCGAGAAGGATGTCCTGCTGCCCGAGGATGTCAGCACGCCGGTGCGCCGCGCCTATTTCGCCGCGCAGAATGTGCTGCTGAACGCGCAATCCTCGCTGGGCAGCATCGATGCCTTCCTGGAGCAGATCGCCAGCCTGCGCAGCGTCTTCCTCAAGCCCGAGCATGTGACGCTGCTGGACGAGGCGGAGCAGCAGATGCGCCAGGGCAACACCTACCGGGCGCTGGCCGCGCTGCGCGACCTGGTGCTGTATGAATCGGCATTGCTCGAGCTCGATCCGCCGCCCCGCTTCCGTCGCGATGCCGCGCTGCGGCCGATGCCGCCCGTGCCGCCGGGCGAGGCCCGGCTGAGGCACACGCCGGATGATGTGAAAGCCCCGTGA
- a CDS encoding DUF1217 domain-containing protein, producing the protein MSIAAISLGIPTGVAGWKLLQGKAPTDFKAFAKDPVLQRDLAYLREKLPTKLTAKDLLADRRLQTMVLKAYGLEGQIGYDALIRKVLESNPDDSNSVAGRMTDYRYRQLSRDLNYGGIAVPEIPAVPSTTTLQLEGVMAGQSFTVAGASFAGLTIDNVDLRGLTRRQDIAAALQEAFRKADGGAEDISVTALGLKLVVTDARGRGKGSFSFVADPESTARAYLVSETAGSKAVPGSGGPKVGDSATIDFIASRYTQIRFEESLGESSETLRRAIYAKRMLPQIGSWYSVIADRNLAAVVQKTLGLPDSFASLDVDRQKAELEKRMSLSDFQDPAKLSKLLDRYVAQGSVEEAKALASSGLVSLVQPLGWGGDRFSGASVAALLSLTGRG; encoded by the coding sequence ATGAGCATCGCGGCCATCAGCCTCGGCATCCCGACCGGGGTGGCGGGGTGGAAGCTGCTGCAGGGCAAGGCTCCGACCGACTTCAAGGCCTTTGCCAAGGATCCTGTCCTGCAGCGCGATCTCGCCTATCTGCGCGAGAAGCTGCCGACCAAGCTGACCGCCAAGGACCTGCTGGCCGATCGCCGGCTGCAGACCATGGTGCTGAAGGCCTATGGGCTGGAGGGGCAGATCGGCTATGACGCGCTGATCCGCAAGGTGCTGGAGAGCAATCCGGACGACAGCAATTCGGTCGCCGGGCGGATGACGGATTACCGCTACCGCCAGCTCTCGCGCGATCTGAACTATGGCGGCATCGCCGTGCCGGAGATCCCGGCCGTGCCCTCCACCACCACGCTGCAGCTGGAGGGGGTGATGGCCGGCCAGAGCTTCACCGTCGCCGGCGCCAGCTTCGCCGGGCTCACCATCGACAATGTCGATCTGCGCGGGCTGACCCGCCGGCAGGACATCGCCGCGGCGCTGCAGGAGGCGTTCCGCAAGGCAGATGGCGGGGCGGAGGATATCAGCGTCACCGCGCTCGGCCTGAAGCTGGTGGTCACCGATGCGCGCGGCCGCGGCAAGGGCAGTTTCAGCTTCGTCGCCGACCCCGAGAGCACGGCGCGCGCCTATCTCGTCTCCGAGACGGCGGGCAGCAAGGCGGTGCCGGGCAGCGGCGGGCCCAAGGTGGGCGACAGCGCCACCATCGATTTCATCGCCTCCCGCTACACCCAGATCCGCTTCGAGGAATCGCTCGGCGAAAGCTCGGAGACGCTGCGCCGCGCCATCTATGCCAAGCGCATGCTGCCGCAGATCGGCAGCTGGTACAGCGTCATCGCCGACCGCAACCTGGCCGCGGTGGTGCAGAAGACGCTCGGCCTGCCGGACAGCTTCGCCAGCCTGGATGTCGACCGGCAGAAGGCGGAGCTGGAGAAGCGCATGTCGCTGAGCGATTTCCAGGATCCGGCCAAGCTGTCCAAGCTGCTCGACCGCTATGTGGCGCAGGGCAGCGTGGAGGAGGCCAAGGCCCTGGCCAGTTCCGGCCTGGTGTCGCTGGTGCAGCCGCTGGGCTGGGGCGGCGATCGCTTCAGCGGCGCCAGCGTGGCGGCCCTGCTTTCGCTGACCGGCCGCGGCTGA
- the fliL gene encoding flagellar basal body-associated protein FliL: MSFSLRRPLLGALAALAMLPSLAAPLAPAYAAEAAPRKEFEFLALGDFTVNLPGTNRRMAYVVVSVTLETKSDQTQSFRDLSPRLKQAVLRRLMAMSERQELRQGRVDPAQLRDSLYDSLAQVQEEGLKDVVITRLIHS, encoded by the coding sequence ATGTCCTTCTCCCTTCGCCGTCCCCTGCTGGGTGCCCTTGCCGCGCTGGCGATGCTGCCCTCCCTCGCCGCCCCGCTGGCCCCCGCCTATGCGGCCGAGGCCGCGCCGCGGAAGGAGTTCGAATTCCTGGCGCTCGGCGATTTCACCGTGAACCTGCCCGGCACCAACCGGCGCATGGCCTATGTGGTCGTGTCGGTGACGCTGGAGACGAAGTCGGACCAGACCCAGTCCTTCCGCGACCTGTCGCCGCGGCTGAAGCAGGCGGTGCTGCGCCGGCTGATGGCGATGTCGGAGCGGCAGGAGCTGCGCCAGGGCCGCGTCGATCCCGCCCAGCTGCGCGACAGCCTCTATGACAGCCTGGCCCAGGTGCAGGAGGAAGGGCTGAAGGATGTGGTGATCACCCGCCTCATCCACAGCTGA
- a CDS encoding flagellar biosynthesis protein FlhB, producing MAEETGQEKTLDASPRKLQQARERGDLPMSREGSSFGLYFATLLLLWLGGGLIGQRFATVLLPLIEQPEAFLDLTGAGHRQAAQAVFEALALVLLPVFGLLLAGSLLPHLLQNNVVLAPQRLEPKLSHLSLISGFRRMFGLKGLFEFAKGVAKALTVAAACWLVAAPLLEGSAQLAALDAAAFPVLVLRALSGMLLAITLVAAGVAVIDIAFQRFDYARRQRMTHQEMREEMRSTDGDPHVKAALKRKRKQLSQRRMMADVPGATVVITNPTHFAVALRYERGKDVAPVCVAKGVDRMALRIRAIAQGAGVAVMEDRALARALHASVEVGQVIPPAHFEAVAKIIGIVWAQQGRKATRPAGPARPH from the coding sequence ATGGCCGAGGAGACCGGCCAGGAAAAAACCCTCGACGCCTCGCCCCGCAAGCTGCAGCAGGCGCGCGAGCGCGGCGACCTGCCGATGTCGCGCGAGGGGTCGAGCTTCGGCCTGTATTTCGCGACGCTGCTGCTGCTCTGGCTGGGCGGCGGGCTGATCGGCCAGCGCTTCGCGACCGTGCTGCTGCCGCTGATCGAGCAGCCGGAGGCGTTTCTCGACCTCACCGGCGCCGGGCATCGCCAGGCCGCGCAGGCGGTGTTCGAGGCGCTGGCCCTGGTGCTGCTGCCGGTCTTCGGCCTGCTGCTGGCCGGCAGCCTGCTGCCGCATCTGCTGCAGAACAATGTCGTGCTGGCGCCGCAGCGGCTGGAGCCGAAGCTGTCCCATCTGTCGCTGATCTCGGGCTTCCGCCGGATGTTCGGGCTGAAGGGGCTGTTCGAATTCGCCAAGGGCGTGGCCAAGGCGCTGACGGTCGCCGCCGCCTGCTGGCTTGTCGCCGCGCCGCTGCTGGAGGGCAGCGCGCAGCTGGCGGCGCTCGACGCCGCGGCCTTCCCGGTGCTGGTGCTGCGCGCGCTTTCCGGCATGCTGCTGGCCATCACCCTGGTGGCCGCCGGGGTGGCGGTGATCGACATCGCCTTCCAGCGCTTCGACTATGCGCGCCGCCAGCGCATGACGCATCAGGAGATGCGCGAGGAGATGCGCTCCACCGATGGCGATCCGCATGTGAAGGCGGCGCTGAAGCGCAAGCGCAAGCAGCTCTCGCAGCGGCGCATGATGGCCGATGTGCCGGGTGCCACGGTGGTCATCACCAACCCGACGCATTTCGCCGTCGCGCTGCGCTATGAGCGCGGCAAGGATGTGGCGCCGGTCTGCGTCGCCAAGGGGGTGGACCGCATGGCGCTGCGCATCCGCGCCATCGCCCAGGGCGCCGGCGTCGCGGTGATGGAGGACCGGGCCCTGGCGCGGGCGCTGCATGCCTCGGTGGAGGTGGGGCAGGTGATCCCGCCGGCGCATTTCGAGGCGGTTGCGAAAATCATCGGCATCGTCTGGGCGCAGCAGGGGCGCAAGGCGACACGCCCGGCCGGCCCTGCCCGACCGCATTGA
- a CDS encoding flagellar biosynthetic protein FliR has translation MQAALHLEAWLSSELYRLLLVFGRVSAALLLLPGFGEMTLPGRIRILAALMIALCLAPLAGPAPAPPGAFGMVAALALEVAAGAFLGTLSRLLLSAVHVAGQIIGQCIGISNAFAFGIGADNAAILGSMLYAAVLVALFAMDGHHSGLRALADSYRLLPLGEPLPAAASARAVTELTTGAFRLAMQLSMPFLVLSVLFNAALAGINRALPAMPVFLIGAPAILLTGLSLLAQAAPTLLGEVLSAYSDVFQLSR, from the coding sequence ATGCAGGCGGCGCTGCATCTCGAGGCCTGGCTCTCCTCCGAGCTCTACCGGCTGCTGCTGGTCTTCGGCCGGGTCTCGGCGGCGCTGCTGCTGCTGCCGGGCTTCGGCGAGATGACGCTGCCGGGGCGCATCCGCATCCTGGCGGCGCTGATGATCGCGCTCTGCCTGGCGCCGCTGGCCGGCCCCGCCCCGGCGCCGCCCGGCGCCTTCGGCATGGTGGCGGCGCTGGCGCTGGAGGTGGCGGCGGGCGCCTTCCTCGGCACGCTGTCGCGGCTGCTGCTCTCGGCGGTGCATGTGGCGGGGCAGATCATCGGCCAATGCATCGGCATCAGCAACGCCTTCGCCTTCGGCATCGGCGCCGACAATGCGGCGATCCTCGGCTCCATGCTCTATGCCGCGGTGCTGGTGGCCCTCTTCGCCATGGATGGCCACCATAGCGGGCTGCGCGCGCTGGCCGACAGCTACCGGCTGCTGCCGCTGGGCGAGCCCCTGCCGGCGGCGGCCAGCGCCCGCGCGGTGACCGAGCTGACCACCGGCGCCTTCCGCCTGGCGATGCAGCTCAGCATGCCCTTCCTGGTGCTCTCCGTGCTGTTCAACGCGGCGCTGGCCGGCATCAACCGCGCCCTGCCGGCCATGCCGGTCTTCCTGATCGGCGCGCCGGCCATTCTGCTGACCGGCCTGTCGCTGCTGGCCCAGGCGGCGCCGACCCTGCTGGGCGAGGTGCTGAGCGCCTATTCCGACGTCTTCCAGCTGAGCCGCTGA